One Mobula hypostoma chromosome 5, sMobHyp1.1, whole genome shotgun sequence DNA segment encodes these proteins:
- the LOC134347320 gene encoding uncharacterized protein LOC134347320, with protein MIISTFNANTIRLLPRCTELASQASRYEISILGVQEHCHVHPDEEIRFTEVEGMHLITSSAWRDPMTMSAQGGVGLMLNHKAKEALRHIVSVSDRILPAELDRNPVTSVIICYSPHDCSEEKEVEAFYSKLHKVVISIPAHNFLAVLGDFNAQVRLEDVPYSYQDFTNRNGQYLVDFIHEHSLIAANTQLKKRAGKLWTYENRASTYRKQLNYILVRTKWRNCVINTEAYSTFNSVSSDHRVVSKQVRLSLRQ; from the coding sequence ATGATCATCTCAACCTTCAACGCAAACACCATCCGCCTCTTGCCTCGATGCACAGagttggcatcacaggcaagcagaTACGAGATCTCCATCCTGGGGGTCCAAGAACACTGTCATGTACACCCTGACGAAGAGATAAGGTTCACAGAGGTAGAGGGGATGCACCTCATCACCTCGTCTGCATGGAGAGATCCGATGACGATGTCAGCACAAGGTGGAGTAGGGCTGATGTTGAACCACAAGGCGAAGGAGGCACTGAGGCACATAGTTTCAGTCAGTGACAGAATCCTTCCTGCGGAACTTGACAGAAACCCGGTGACCTCTGTCATCATCTGTTACTCACCGCACGACTGCAGcgaggagaaggaggtggaggcctTCTACAGTAAGCTTCACAAAGTTGTCATTTCAATACCAGCACATAACTTCCTGGCTGTGCTCGGCGATTTTAATGCCCAGGTCAGACTGGAAGATGTTCCATACTCATACCAAGActttaccaacagaaatggacaataCCTAGTTGATTTCATCCACGAACACAGTCTCATTGCCGCCAACACACAACTCAAGAAGCGAGCTGGTAAACTGTGGACATATGAAAACAGAGCCTCCACCTACAGGAAACAGCTCAATTACATCCTCGTAAGAACAAAATGGCGTAATTGTGTGATCAacacagaagcctacagcactttcaactcggtcagttctgatcacagagtagtgtcaaagcaagtgagactgagcctgcggcaa